Within Acidobacteriota bacterium, the genomic segment CCAGCCCCTGCCGCAGTTGTTTCACCGCGGCCGCGGTATCGCCGGCGCGCGCGAGCGCTACCGCGAGGTTGAAGTGGTAGTCCGCGTCGCTCGGATCGGCCTGCACCGCGCGCTGAAAGTACTCCGCCGCACTCTTCAACCCGCGGCGTCCCGCGACCACGCCGAGGTTGTTGTAGACCTCCGTGAGCGGCAGCCGCGTGGCAACAAAATCGAACGCTACCTGTGCGTGCACATAATCCCCGGTATAGAACTGCGACATCCCCAGGTAGAACTGCGCCTCGCGCGCCAGCGCGTCGCCCGCCGGGATGCGCGCGAACCAGCTCGCGGCGTTCGCGTAATCGCGCGCGTCGTAATAGGTCCGTGCCAGTTGCATCACCGCGGGCGCGTAAGACGGATTCAGCCGCACCGCTTCGCGCAGGTTGCGCAGCCGCTCGCCGCGGTCCGACGCGATCACCCCGCGGATATACTTCTCCAGCGCATCCAGCCGCAGCGATGGTCCCGCCGCCACGAAAGCATTGCGCGAACTCAGCTGCCCCGGGTTCATCACCCGCATCATGTCCCAGGTCAACGCCAGTTGCAGGTCGAGCAGCTTGGGCAGCGGCCCCGCCTCTTTTACCTCGGGCGAGAGCCGGAGCTTTTTCATGTCGAGCAGTTGCGCGGTGGCGGTGAAGGTCTGCCCGTCGTAGGCATACCGTCCCATCACCAGGTAGTCCGCGTCCATCTCCTCGCCCAGCCGCAGCAGGGTCGCGAGAGACGGCCGCGCGCTTGCCGGGATCCCGAGCCGGTCGAGCGCGTAGACGCGATCGCTGCGTGGCACCACGAAGAGGGAAGTGGAGGAAGCCAGGCGCCGTCCGATGATTTCCGGGAACGCCTCGCCGATCCACTCCAGGCCGGGCGCCTTGGAGCCATTCTCGAAGGGCAGGACGACCACCGTCTCGGTGGCCCCGGCAGCGTACTGGGCGCGTGCCGCGGGGGCGGCGCACAGCAGGATCAGCCCGATCATCCCGATCGCGACCGCGCTAAAGCTAGACGTCGAGTTATGAATAAACGATCGCTTCAAGACAGCCTGATTATAGGCGACCCTCCTGCGGGTTCGCCGCTTTCGCTTTCACTCTTTCGCTTTGACTCTTTCGCTTTGACTGCCGCGCGCGTGGCGGTAACATTCCGTCGCTACAATCCTCGCCGGAGGTCCCACAATGCGTTTCCCCATCCGTTTAACGACGCCCGGAAGCAAGCTCCTCGGCCTCACGCTCATCGGCCTGCTCGCCATCTATGCCGTCAGCGCGCAGCAGTCAGGACCGGCCTCGTCCGCCGTGGCCGTGAAGCCCACCGACGGCTACAACATCCACGTGCTCGCGCCGCACGTCGTCAAAGGCAAGGAGATGGGCCCGTTCCATCACTACTGCAAAGTCATCTCCCCGGACGAGCCCATCATCCAGTGCCAGATCTACAACTCCACCGACGCCAACGCGCCACTCACGCAGATCGAGTACATCATCGGCAAGAAGGTCACGCGCGGCGGCGTCCTTACATTGAAGCAGTGGAACCGCGACTGGCACGACCACAAGCAAGAGATCGCCACCAAGCGCGTGCAGGTGCTCGACGTCGGTCCCGAAGATCAGGCCAAGATCGCCGGCATCGTGATGCACACCGACGGGCTCATCTTCGACCTGTGGCCGCACGGTTCGAAGATCCCCACCGGCGCCTCGAGCGTGGCGCAGTCCGTGGGGCACGTGAAACTGAAGTCGCTACAGGATAGTTCCGACTAAGGGAAAACGAGAGGAGGCGGGCGAGGCTCGTCCGCCTTCACTTTGCTAGACTGTACGAAGTCCGACCGCGAGCGGGAGTAGTTCAGCGGTAGAACGCCAGCTTCCCAAGCTGGATGTCGCGGGTTCGATCCCCGTCTCCCGCTCCAATCCTTTCTTCACGGGGGTGTGTGGCGCTGTTCGCGGAGTGGGAAAGCTACTACGTCATCATGGGGTCGTCCGCGGCTGCGCTCATCGGGCTGCAGTTCGTGGTGATCGCGCTGATCGCCGATCTCCGGTCGCATAGCACCAGCCGCGAGATCGATGCCTTTGCCACGCCCACCATCGTCCACTTCGGCACCGTGCTTTTGCTCTCTGGGATCGTCTCGGCGCCGTGGCATCGGCTGGCGCTTCCTGCCGTGCTGTTCGGGACAGGCGGTGCGCTCGGCCTCGTCTACACGCTCATCATCCTGCGCCGAGCCCGCCGCCAGACCGGTTACGCTCCCGTCTTCGAGGACTGGATGTTCCACGTCATCTTGCCCGCGCTCGCCTATGCCGCGCTCGCCACGGCCGCTGCGCTGCTCTCACGGCGTACG encodes:
- a CDS encoding tetratricopeptide repeat protein, which translates into the protein MKRSFIHNSTSSFSAVAIGMIGLILLCAAPAARAQYAAGATETVVVLPFENGSKAPGLEWIGEAFPEIIGRRLASSTSLFVVPRSDRVYALDRLGIPASARPSLATLLRLGEEMDADYLVMGRYAYDGQTFTATAQLLDMKKLRLSPEVKEAGPLPKLLDLQLALTWDMMRVMNPGQLSSRNAFVAAGPSLRLDALEKYIRGVIASDRGERLRNLREAVRLNPSYAPAVMQLARTYYDARDYANAASWFARIPAGDALAREAQFYLGMSQFYTGDYVHAQVAFDFVATRLPLTEVYNNLGVVAGRRGLKSAAEYFQRAVQADPSDADYHFNLAVALARAGDTAAAVKQLRQGLELRPGDAEAKAFLDQLVTPVNPGASGGATAGIAGKGTAGKLPLERIKSNYDEASFRQLALEIENLNETRLAKTDTRTHANFHVQHGRQMLAANLLTVAEKDFREAVLLDPANAGAHAGLARVLELTSDTVGARAEARSSIQLQPSANAFLVLARLDLRDNRTEAAGESVDKALQLEPANAAAQALKSAIAAKLAEKGQPLRNP
- a CDS encoding DUF1264 domain-containing protein produces the protein MRFPIRLTTPGSKLLGLTLIGLLAIYAVSAQQSGPASSAVAVKPTDGYNIHVLAPHVVKGKEMGPFHHYCKVISPDEPIIQCQIYNSTDANAPLTQIEYIIGKKVTRGGVLTLKQWNRDWHDHKQEIATKRVQVLDVGPEDQAKIAGIVMHTDGLIFDLWPHGSKIPTGASSVAQSVGHVKLKSLQDSSD